The window AAGAGCTCGGGTTACCACAACCTAGGACTCTTCCCCTTCAAGACGCTCCACTCACAGTAGAATACGGCACTCTCAGGCAGGAATATCTCCCCTCTCTTCCACCCCTTCTGAAAAAACCAACTTGTTCAGCGCTTCCCTAGGGTGAAAACCCGCCTCCCCCTGCCTTCGCAAAACCTTTTGCCAAAGTCGGGAGCCGCGCTTAGCTCCCCCACTCAGATTTCTTCTATCACGCCTTGGTTCCTGCCGATTCCACGTTCCAAAAACCAAGCTCGGGCTCCCCGACGGATGCCTTTCTTGCCTACCGTTTCATGGTCCTCTCCCGGGTTTTGGAGAACCGCATCGCCAGCCTTTACCGTGCGGGCAAAATCGTGGGCGGCGTCTACCTCGGCATTGGCCAAGAGGCCCTGAGCGCCTCCGTGGGCACGCTCTTGGGGAAAGGCGATGTCTTTGCTCCGCTCATTCGCGACATGGCAGGTCGCCTCGCTTTTGGCGAGTCGCCCCTCGACGCCCTCCGCACCTACCTCGGCTCCCGCAAAGGGCCCATGAGAGGGCGGGATGGGAATATCCATCGAGGCCGCCCCGCCAGTGGCATGCCCGCCATGATCAGCCACCTCGGCGGGATGATTGCAGTCGTCAACGGCATGCTCTTCGCTCGGCGACTCCGTGGCTGGAACGACTCGGTCGGTGCCACCTGCATCGGGGACGGGGGCACCTCCACCGGTGCCTTCCATGAAGCCCTGAACCAAGCTGCCATCGAAAAACTGCCCTTGGTCATGGTGGTGGCCAACAACCGCTACGCCTACTCCACTTCCAATGACCGCCAGTTCGCCTGCCAGGACTTGCTCAGCCGGGCGGAAGGCTACGGCATCGCCGGCCACGCCGCCCAAGGAAACAGTCTCCTCTCCTGCTTCGAAACCATGAAACACGCAGTGGCGGCAGCCCGGGAGGGAGGGGGCCCCCAGCTCGTGGTGGCCAATCTGCTGCGCCTCTGCGGCCATGGAGAGCACGATGATGCTTCCTACGTGGCCGATGACGATAAGACCTCCGTCCTCAATCGAGACTGTCTGGAAGTCGCCCGGGAGGAAATGCTGGCAGAGGGCCGGACCGAGGCCGATCTCAAGGCGGTGCAAAGCGCCGCCCGAGAGGTGGTGGACCAAGCCACGGCTCAAGCCCAACAAGAGCCCGAGCCCGACCCCTATGCCGACGATTGGCGGGCCACCAAATCCGAATTCCAAGCCCACCCCTCGTCTTGAGCCTGACTTATATCGATGCGATCCAACAGGCTCAGGGCCGCGCCCTTCGCGAAAATCCCAACGTCTTCATCTACGGGCAAGACGTGGCGGAGTTCGGGGGCGCTTTCAAAGCCACCAAAGGCCTGGTGGAAAATTTCCCCGACCGCGTCATCAACGCTCCCATCAGCGAAGACGCCATGATCGGGCTGGCCGTGGGAGCCGCCATCGAGGGCATGCGCCCCATCGTCGAGATGCAGTTTGCCGACTTTTCCTCGATCGCGTTCAATCAAATCGTGAACCAAGCCGCCACCAGCTTCTACCGCACCGGCATCCCCATTCCCATGGTCGTGCGCCTGCCCTCCGGAGGCACCCCCGGGAGCGGCCCCTTTCACAGCCAAAGCATGGAAACGCTCTATGCCCACTACCCAGGGACCGTCGTTTTGACTCCCGCTACCGTCAATGATGCCTACTTCATGCTGTTGGATGGAATCGATTGCGACGACCCCGTCCTCTTCTGCGAGCACAAATTCCTCTACCGCTGGCTCAAGGCGGAGAAGCTGACTGAAGAGCGCCTTCCCATCGGGACCGCGCGCGTGGCCCGGGAGGGCAAGCATGCCTCCGTCGCCACCTACAGCGCCATGGTCCACGAGGCCGTCCGGGCAGCCGAGATTCTCTCGGAGGAGGATGGTTATGAAATCGAAATCGTCGATCTCCGATCGGTTAAGCCACTCGATGCCGACACCGTCGTGGCCTCCGTCGCTCGGACTGGCCGTTTCCTCGCGCTGGGTGAAGCCTACCCTTGGGGAGGCGTGACCGCCGAGCTGTGCGCCATCGTGGCCCAGGAATGCTTTCACCTGCTGGATGCGCCCCCGCGGCGCATGAACTCAAAGGACACCCCGGTCCCCTATCACCCCAATCTCTGGAAATCCCACCGCCCCACCGCAGACCGCGTAGCCGACGCCTTGCGAGAACTCATTCGTTTCTAAGCCATGCCCCGCGTTCCCATCGTCATGCCGCAGCTCGGTGAATCCATCGCCGAAGCCACCATCGTGAGCATCTTGGTGGAACCGGGGGAAGAGGTCGAGGCCGATCAAGAAGTCATCGAGGTCGAAACCCAAAAAGCCACCATGGGCGTGACCACCCTCTGCGGAGGCACCATTTCCAGCTTCACAGCGGAAATCGGGGAAACCTATGCCGTGGGGACGACCTTGGGCCACATCGAAGCGACCGAAGAAGAGATCCAGCGAACAGGCGCCCAAGTCGAAGGGGCCGAGGAAGCCCCGGCCCAGGAAAAACCAAAACCGACCCCCGAAAAACCCTCCCAGGAGGACGAGAAACCGAAGGTCAACACTCAGTATTCCGGCGATCAAAGCAGCTCGGTGCGACCGACCGTCAAAGGCCTGCCCGTGCCAGCCAAGGCCTCCGGGGCCAGCTACATCTCCCCCCGCATCAAAGCCCGGATGGAAGAGCTCAGCATGAACGCGGCTGACCTCGCGGGCATTCCCGGATCGGGCGCGGCCGGCCGGGTCACCGTGGAAGACTTTGA is drawn from Verrucomicrobiota bacterium and contains these coding sequences:
- a CDS encoding thiamine pyrophosphate-dependent dehydrogenase E1 component subunit alpha, producing the protein MVPADSTFQKPSSGSPTDAFLAYRFMVLSRVLENRIASLYRAGKIVGGVYLGIGQEALSASVGTLLGKGDVFAPLIRDMAGRLAFGESPLDALRTYLGSRKGPMRGRDGNIHRGRPASGMPAMISHLGGMIAVVNGMLFARRLRGWNDSVGATCIGDGGTSTGAFHEALNQAAIEKLPLVMVVANNRYAYSTSNDRQFACQDLLSRAEGYGIAGHAAQGNSLLSCFETMKHAVAAAREGGGPQLVVANLLRLCGHGEHDDASYVADDDKTSVLNRDCLEVAREEMLAEGRTEADLKAVQSAAREVVDQATAQAQQEPEPDPYADDWRATKSEFQAHPSS
- a CDS encoding transketolase C-terminal domain-containing protein, whose amino-acid sequence is MSLTYIDAIQQAQGRALRENPNVFIYGQDVAEFGGAFKATKGLVENFPDRVINAPISEDAMIGLAVGAAIEGMRPIVEMQFADFSSIAFNQIVNQAATSFYRTGIPIPMVVRLPSGGTPGSGPFHSQSMETLYAHYPGTVVLTPATVNDAYFMLLDGIDCDDPVLFCEHKFLYRWLKAEKLTEERLPIGTARVAREGKHASVATYSAMVHEAVRAAEILSEEDGYEIEIVDLRSVKPLDADTVVASVARTGRFLALGEAYPWGGVTAELCAIVAQECFHLLDAPPRRMNSKDTPVPYHPNLWKSHRPTADRVADALRELIRF